In Gracilibacillus salitolerans, the sequence ATCAGCAAATCAGGCGATTGCATTTCCATTAATGAAGCCTATCTTTAAATTTGGCGTAACATTTTGTTTTATGTTACTAGGAGGTGTTTATTTCGGTCATGTTCAAGAACCGTATGTAGGATGGATCATGTTCGGTTACGTATGTGGTGCATTGTTTGGCTATTTGTTAGCAGAAATGCTGCTTCAAAAAACATGGCGTGTATTTGATCAGTGGAAAGGTTTTGTGATCTATATAGGTATTTCCATGCTTGTTATATTATCTGTCATATTTGATTGGTATGGTTTTGAATCAAATGTTCCAAACGAGGATGAAGTGGAAAGTGTCTTTTTTACCAGTGAGCACTTTCTCTATAATACGCATTATGATGCAGAAGATAATAAGATAAAACAAAATATTACCGATCCGGAATTAATAAACCATGTGATTGATCTACATGACTTTATCATTGCCAATGATCCCATAGGACAGAATGGATATCATAGGTATACAGAAAATTCAACAAATGTAGATATTGTTTATCAATTAAACAATGGGAAAAGAATGGTTCGTCAATATTTCATTCCATCCATAGAAGAAACAGAGCAATACTTACAGCCAATTATGGAATCAGAGGAATATAAACGATCAACTTTAGCTTGGTTGTTTGATGAAAATAGCAGTATAAGTTCTGTTGCCATCTCTGGTTATGATTACAGACAGCAAGTAAATGATCAACAAACAATCAACAAAATTACCGATGTTTTGAAACAAGATTATCTTGATGCTTCATATGTAGAAATGACTCAAAATATGTATCGAGAAACTAAGTCTCTGGAATTTGAACTGGAATCATCGGAAAATTTCTATCACTTACCTTTATTAGATAGTTATACTAGCGTATTAGAAGTTTTAAAAGAAGAAGAATTAGATAGAGGTCTAACTATTAATAGCGAAGATGTTTCCATGGTTGCCATTACTAACACGGAGATGAATGAGGATATGTTTTATGAACTACTACCTCATATAGAAGACATCGATCTTAACGAATGGATGCTTGTGGAAGAGAATGAGCAAATCGAAGAAATAATTAAGCTCAACAACGATGTAGAAGGTGTTTGGGGAATTGCTTTATACGGACCTCGCGATAATTTTATAGATGCTTATCAAGTTCGAGAAGATCAGTTACCAAGTTATGTTACAGAATATTTTGAATAGGGAGGGGAGGTGTAATCAATGTTCACGAATGACATTTATCAATCATTAGTAGAACAGTATCAGTCCATGATGCACTATACAGCATTAAAAATTGTTAAAGATCAACAAATAGCGGAAGATATTGTACAAGAGACGTGGATTAAGGTAATGAAACATCAAGTAGACATGGAAACAATTGATAAATTAGGAGCATGGTTACGAACTGTCACCTCAAGAACCGCGATTGATATTTTGCGCAAAGAAAAGCGGAGTCATACATGCTTACTTGATAATCCATATTTGTTGGAAGAACTAGTTATTTGTTCATCAAATGAAGTAGATGATCAGATAAACTGGAAATCAACATTGGATGAATTAGAGCAATGTATAAATAAAAGTAAGAAGTTAAAACACGTCTTTCAGTTGAAATTTAAATTAGAATTAGATGATGACCAAATAGCCAAAACATTAAATATTAGTCATTCAGCTGTTAAAACGCGAATTTTTAGAGCGAGACAATTATTAAAAAAGCATTACCAAATCAATGATGATTATATGTTAAAACCAGGAGCTTAAATGTTTCTGGTTTTTTCTTTTACCAAATAGGTTTATAATGGGATTAGTACTGTTAATCAAAGGATGAATTTCATGAGTTATATTATATATGTTGTCTTACCTTGGATATTTTTATGCTTATTTGTAATTGGTGTGGTCTACAGTTTATGGAAAAAACTTGCCTATTGGTGGGGATTTTTAAGTTGCGCAGTTGGTGTAGTTATTTATTTAATTGGTAACGAAGTAGTAGGCGGCTATAATGGGATGAGTCTCAGTCTAATTGGTGCCTTACCTTTTACCATCGGTTTATTTATTTTATTTTTTCTTTTTGTCGGCAGCAAATTCCAGTAAAACCTACAATAATGCTGGTTAGAAATGAGCAAAACGTAAAGAATATAGGTGTACCCAAACGAATGGAGGGATACACATGAGAAGAGGAACAAGAATGTTGCCAATGCTTGCTTCTATTGGTATTGGAGCATATGCATATTATCAAATGCGAAGAAATAGAACGATATGATAATTGGAAAACTTGGCTACCCGCCAAGTTTTCTTTCACGTTTGATGTTTGCTATAATAAAAAGAGTGAAAATTTTGCATAAAAGAAAGGATTTTTGATAATGGGGAAACAATACATAGGTTATATTGGGTCATATACGAAAAAAGAAAGCCAAGGAATTTATCGGTTCACCTTGGACACAGTAGAGAAAAAAATAACGAATGTAGAAGTTGCTGCAAAACTTGATAATCCCACTTACTTAACTGTTAGCAAAAACAATCAATATGTATATGCTGTTTCAAAAGAAGGCGATCAAGGAGGAATTACTGCTTATAACATTACAGATGAAAGTGGATCATTAGAAAAAATAAACAGCCAAGCGACTGATGGTTCTGCTCCTTGTCATGTGAGTGTAGACAACAAAAATAATTTAATCGTTTCAGCAAATTATCATACGAAGCAAGTGGAGGCGTATTTAACTAAAGAAGATGGATCATTACAACCACCAAAATCTGTCGAGCATGAGGGGAACGGTCCGCATGAGCGTCAAGAAAAACCCCATCTTCATTTTGCAGGATATACGCCAGACGAACAATATGCAGTTGTGGTTGACTTAGGTAGTGATACCATAACAACCTATCGTCCTGATGGAGATGTTTTACAAGAAGTAAGTGTATTAACCGTAAAGCCTGGAAGCGGCCCGCGTCATATTGCCTTCCATCCTGATGGTCAATATGCATATGTGATGACAGAGCTTAGTAATGAAGTGGTTGTGCTTAAATATCATGAACAAGAAGGTACTTTTGAAGAAGTGCAGTATATTTCCACACTCCCAGAAGACTTTAACGAGAATAGCCAAGGCAGTGCGATTCATCTTTCTTCAGATGGAAAGTTTGTTTATGCGGGAAACAGAGGTCATAACTCGATTGCGATTTATCGTGTTAAAGCGGATCATATGGTAGAATTTGTTGATTGGACATATACAGAAGGAGATTGGCCACGTGACTTTATACTAGATCCTACTGAACAATTCATTGTAGCAACCAATCAAGAAACCGGCACATTGGTATTATTCGAAAGAGATCAAGAAAAAGGAACGCTTACTCTTCTACAAAAAGACGTAAAAGCCCCAGAGGCCGTCTGCGTTAAATTTTTAAATTATTAAATAGAAAAAGGCCACTTTATATGGAGTGGCCTTTTATATGGATGAAAATGTTTTATCATGGTACTAATCGTCCGTAAAACCCCACTTCAAGGTTCAAGTAAATCGAGAAGAATGGGGATCAGGTGAGTTAACATCCTGATAAGTTTTGCTAACCCTCAATGGCGGACAAATAATCCCCACTGAGCGAAGTCTCACTTTATAGAGATTGTTTCTATACTGGCTAAGAGAATTAAGTATCAATTTATTCAATCGTCCGGTTATTGATATCTACATCAATTAACTCCATATTTTCCTTTGATTCATAGCGTGAAATAAAGCCATCACCATGACATATGGAGCAAGTATAACGCCATTCTTCATCATCCATTAATAACCCTGTACCTTCACAAGCTTTACACTTCATATGTTGTGAACCCATCGCTCTACTTCCTTTCCGTATTATTTTTGTTTTTGCTTAATCCAGTTGATAATACCACCTTGTAAAATAATATCGATATGACGTTTCGTTAAGTCATGTCGTACTGGAATGTTACGATCTGTTCCTTTCAACTTAATGTCAAACGTATCTGTAACCTGAATGGTTTCATGTATATCACGGAATTCCAATATGTCATCCTGTGACAGATAATCATAGTCCGTTTCATTAACAAATGTTAACGGAAGAATACCAAAGTTAATTAGGTTTTGTAAGTGAATACGAGCGAAATCTTTAACCAGTACCACCTTTAATCCTAGGTATCTTGGTGCGAGGGCGGCATGCTCACGGCTTGAACCTTGTCCATAATTCACACCAGCAACAAGAACATGGCCACCATTATCCCGTTTTTTCATTGCATTTTCATAATAATCTTCATCAACAATTTCAAAGGCAAACGTACTTATTTTTTGAATATTACTGCGATAAGGCAATACTCTGGAACC encodes:
- a CDS encoding lactonase family protein produces the protein MGKQYIGYIGSYTKKESQGIYRFTLDTVEKKITNVEVAAKLDNPTYLTVSKNNQYVYAVSKEGDQGGITAYNITDESGSLEKINSQATDGSAPCHVSVDNKNNLIVSANYHTKQVEAYLTKEDGSLQPPKSVEHEGNGPHERQEKPHLHFAGYTPDEQYAVVVDLGSDTITTYRPDGDVLQEVSVLTVKPGSGPRHIAFHPDGQYAYVMTELSNEVVVLKYHEQEGTFEEVQYISTLPEDFNENSQGSAIHLSSDGKFVYAGNRGHNSIAIYRVKADHMVEFVDWTYTEGDWPRDFILDPTEQFIVATNQETGTLVLFERDQEKGTLTLLQKDVKAPEAVCVKFLNY
- a CDS encoding RNA polymerase sigma factor is translated as MFTNDIYQSLVEQYQSMMHYTALKIVKDQQIAEDIVQETWIKVMKHQVDMETIDKLGAWLRTVTSRTAIDILRKEKRSHTCLLDNPYLLEELVICSSNEVDDQINWKSTLDELEQCINKSKKLKHVFQLKFKLELDDDQIAKTLNISHSAVKTRIFRARQLLKKHYQINDDYMLKPGA